In one Tripterygium wilfordii isolate XIE 37 chromosome 22, ASM1340144v1, whole genome shotgun sequence genomic region, the following are encoded:
- the LOC119990503 gene encoding factor of DNA methylation 4-like — translation MPQRSEKERGRDISHSEFEDYEYRYYKELKRGSITVRISSSLYKCPFCDGNRKRDYLLNELLQHASRIGSSKSWGFREQARHLALKNYIKRYLNVKDGSRPPIKLNSPNLRDNSHSVIQPDCTKVEQSSSLPVTKGQCSNVKDVPRPSLIPEHPIVSCNEEEQQLVWPCMGIVANIATSKSADGRRVGESGSKLRDELKGKGFNPVRVHPLWTRFGHSGFAIVEFEKDWDGFKNAIMFDKSFALDRHGRKDYYATHPQGNRGNRLYGWVARHDDYKAPGRIGDHLRKNGDLKTVSGKEEEDQLKAEKLLSNLSNNLEKKNMHLKEMENKYLEISESLTKLMGQKEEMLKTYNEEIRKMQKNERDRFKEIFLEHEKATQHLQAQKTKLEQQEKQLQKRFAQNDSEKRRLDREKKKNARATLEQKKADEDVLRLAEEQKEEKEKWHRKIIELEEQLDAKQALELEMEQMRGSLQVMKHMEKDEDMKVKMKALEEDLVEKEETYEGLEELNQTLIVKERNTNDELQEARKELINYWRDAPVSRVIIGVKRMGELDVKPFLPAAKSKYPQEAEEKALELCSFWEDQLRDPSWHPFKIILDEKQNAKEIINEEDENLKNLKEELGVDVYNSVITALAEMNEYNPSGRYIIRELWNYKEKRKATLKEGVLHILRQWKANKPKKARR, via the exons ATGCCTCAACgttcagaaaaagaaagaggaagagataTTAGTCACTCTGAGTTTGAAGATTATGAGTACCGATATTATAAAGAATTGAAGAGAGGAAGCATAACAGTTAGAATTTCAAGTTCTCTATATAAATGTCCATTTTGTGATGGAAATAGGAAGCGGGATTATCTTCTGAACGAGCTTCTCCAGCATGCTTCTAGAATTGGGAGCTCAAAAAGTTGGGGATTTAGAGAGCAGGCTCGACACTTGGCTTTGAAGAACTATATCAAAAGGTATCTGAATGTAAAGGATGGCTCTCGACCTCCAATTAAATTGAACAGCCCCAATTTAAGGGACAACTCTCATTCCGTCATCCAACCAGATTGCACTAAAGTAGAGCAAAGCTCCTCTCTACCCGTGACAAAAGGGCAATGCTCCAATGTCAAGGATGTTCCTCGACCTAGCCTCATACCAGAACATCCCATTGTCTCTTGCAATGAGGAGGAGCAGCAGCTTGTTTGGCCTTGTATGGGCATTGTTGCAAATATAGCAACAAGTAAATCAGCAGATGGACGACGTGTTGGGGAAAGTGGTTCAAAACTCAGAGATGAACTCAAGGGAAAAGGTTTTAATCCGGTTAGAGTTCATCCTTTATGGACTCGTTTTGGTCATTCTGGGTTTGCCATTGTGGAATTTGAAAAGGACTGGGATGGCTTCAAGAATGCAATTATGTTTGACAAAAGTTTTGCGCTTGACCGTCATGGGAGGAAGGACTACTATGCAACTCACCCTCAAGGAAATAGAGGAAATAGATTGTATGGATGGGTTGCCCGACATGATGACTATAAAGCGCCAGGTCGTATAGGTGACCATCTTCGTAAGAATGGGGATTTGAAGACTGTGTCTGgtaaggaggaggaggatcaaCTCAAGGCTGAAAAGCTTTTGTCGAACTTAAGCAAtaacttggagaagaagaatatgCACCTCAAAGAAATGGAGAACAAATATCTGGAGATCAGTGAATCTTTGACCAAATTGATGGGACAAAAGGAGGAAATGCTTAAAACTTACAATGAAG AAATAAGAAAGATGCAAAAGAATGAACGTGATCGTTTCAAGGAGATCTTCTTAGAGCATGAGAAGGCCACACAACATTTGCAAGCTCAGAAGACAAAACTAGAACAGCAGGAAAAGCAGTTGCAAAAACGCTTTGCCCAGAATGACAGTGAGAAAAGGAGACTTGACcgtgaaaagaagaaa AATGCGAGAGCAACCCTTGAGCAAAAGAAGGCAGATGAAGATGTCCTAAGATTGGCTGAAGAACAGAAG gaagaaaaggagaaatGGCACAGAAAAATCATTGAACTAGAAGAACAACTTGATGCCAAACAGGCATTGGAGTTGGAGATGGAACAGATGAGAGGTTCGTTACAAGTGATGAAACACATGGAGAAAGACGAAGATATGAAAGTCAAGATGAAAGCACTTGAAGAAGATTTagtagagaaagaagaaacGTATGAAGGCTTGGAAGAATTAAATCAAACCCTGATTGTCAAGGAGCGGAATACCAATGATGAATTGCAGGAAGCTCGTAAGGAACTAATAAAT TATTGGAGAGATGCTCCTGTTTCCCGTGTCATCATTGGTGTTAAGAGGATGGGAGAGCTTGACGTTAAACCATTTCTCCCTGCCGCCAAGAGTAAATATCCTCAAGAAGCAGAAGAGAAAGCTCTAGAGCTATGTTCATTTTGGGAGGATCAACTAAGAGATCCGAGCTGGCATCCATTTAAGATCATCTTGGATGAGAAACAAAATGCTAAG GAGATTATTAATGAAGAGGatgaaaatttgaagaatttgaaggaGGAACTTGGTGTGGACGTTTATAATTCTGTGATTACAGCTTTGGCTGAAATGAATGAGTACAACCCAAGTGGCAGGTATATAATACGAGAGCTGTGGAATTACAAGGAAAAAAGGAAGGCTACCCTCAAGGAGGGAGTATTGCATATATTGAGGCAGTGGAAAGCAAACAAACCGAAGAAAGCGAGGCGTTAG